From Microbacterium pseudoresistens, the proteins below share one genomic window:
- a CDS encoding acetyl/propionyl/methylcrotonyl-CoA carboxylase subunit alpha gives MPQTEQATSSQGAFAKVLVANRGEIAVRIIRAARDSGLASVAVYADQDRDAMHAMLADEAYALDGATGAETYLSIDKILSIARRSGADAVHPGYGFLAENAEFARAVIRAGLVWIGPSPEAIEALGDKVTARHVAEKVGAPLAPGTPGPVDTADEVVAFAREVGLPIAIKAAYGGGGRGLKVARELDEVAEMFESATREAITAFGRGECFVEKYLDKPRHVETQCLADAAGNVMVVSTRDCSLQRRHQKLVEEAPAPFLTEEQNRILYDSSKAILREVGYVGAGTCEFLIGADGTISFLEVNTRLQVEHPVSEEVTGIDLVREQFRIAAGGTIDDDDPEPQGHSIEFRINGEDPGRGFLPQPGPISVFKTFGGPGIRLDSGVTAGDTVSGAFDSLLAKIIVTGRNRDEALERARRALDEFEVAGMPTVLPFHRKVVRDPAFTAENGSFGVFTRWIETEFVNDIPAWDGELAEQADAPGRHTVVVEVAGKRLEVSLPDRVAAATTRVGRPAAVPPSRRSHATSVSAGASGDAVKSPMQATVVKLAVEEGQHVVKGDLVVVLEAMKMEQPLQAHKDGVIGNINATAGETVSSGHPLLTIS, from the coding sequence ATGCCCCAGACCGAACAGGCCACGTCCTCGCAGGGCGCGTTCGCCAAGGTGCTCGTCGCCAACCGCGGCGAGATCGCCGTCCGCATCATCCGCGCCGCCCGCGACTCGGGGCTCGCCTCGGTCGCCGTATACGCCGATCAGGATCGCGACGCGATGCACGCCATGCTCGCCGACGAGGCGTACGCGCTCGACGGCGCCACCGGTGCCGAGACGTACCTGAGCATCGACAAGATCCTCTCCATCGCCCGCCGCTCCGGCGCCGACGCGGTGCACCCCGGATACGGGTTCCTCGCCGAGAACGCCGAGTTCGCCCGCGCCGTGATCCGCGCCGGACTCGTCTGGATAGGCCCATCGCCCGAGGCGATCGAGGCGCTGGGAGACAAGGTCACCGCCAGGCACGTCGCCGAGAAGGTGGGCGCTCCGCTCGCCCCCGGCACCCCCGGCCCGGTCGACACCGCCGACGAGGTCGTCGCCTTCGCGCGCGAGGTCGGGCTGCCCATCGCGATCAAAGCCGCGTACGGCGGCGGGGGACGCGGCCTCAAGGTCGCCCGCGAGCTCGACGAGGTCGCCGAGATGTTCGAGTCGGCCACGCGCGAGGCGATCACCGCGTTCGGGCGCGGAGAGTGTTTCGTGGAGAAGTACCTCGACAAGCCCCGGCACGTCGAGACCCAGTGCCTGGCCGACGCGGCCGGCAACGTCATGGTCGTCTCCACGCGCGATTGCTCGCTGCAGCGTCGCCACCAGAAGCTCGTCGAAGAAGCACCGGCGCCGTTCCTCACCGAGGAGCAGAACCGCATCCTCTACGACTCGTCCAAGGCGATCCTCCGCGAGGTCGGCTACGTCGGCGCGGGCACGTGCGAGTTCCTCATCGGCGCCGACGGCACCATCTCGTTCCTCGAGGTCAACACGCGACTGCAGGTGGAGCATCCGGTCTCGGAGGAGGTCACCGGGATCGACCTCGTGCGCGAGCAGTTCCGCATCGCGGCCGGCGGCACGATCGATGACGACGACCCCGAGCCGCAGGGGCACTCGATCGAGTTCCGCATCAACGGCGAGGATCCGGGGCGCGGATTCCTCCCCCAGCCCGGGCCGATCAGCGTGTTCAAGACGTTCGGCGGCCCCGGCATCCGCCTCGACTCCGGCGTGACCGCGGGCGACACCGTCTCGGGCGCCTTCGACTCGCTGCTGGCGAAGATCATCGTCACCGGCAGGAATCGCGACGAGGCGCTGGAGCGCGCCCGGCGCGCTCTCGACGAGTTCGAGGTGGCGGGCATGCCCACCGTGCTCCCCTTCCACCGCAAGGTCGTGCGGGATCCGGCCTTCACCGCGGAGAACGGCTCCTTCGGCGTGTTCACACGCTGGATCGAGACGGAGTTCGTCAACGACATTCCGGCGTGGGACGGCGAGCTCGCCGAGCAGGCGGACGCGCCGGGCCGGCACACCGTCGTCGTCGAGGTCGCGGGAAAGCGGCTCGAGGTGAGCCTGCCCGACCGGGTCGCCGCCGCGACGACCCGCGTCGGCCGGCCCGCCGCCGTGCCGCCGTCGCGACGCAGCCACGCCACGAGCGTGTCGGCAGGCGCCTCCGGTGACGCGGTGAAGTCGCCCATGCAGGCGACCGTCGTCAAGCTCGCCGTGGAAGAGGGCCAGCACGTGGTCAAGGGCGACCTGGTGGTCGTGCTGGAGGCGATGAAGATGGAGCAGCCGCTGCAGGCGCACAAGGACGGCGTGATCGGCAACATCAACGCCACGGCAGGCGAGACGGTCTCGTCGGGGCATCCGCTGCTCACGATCAGCTGA
- a CDS encoding NAD(P)H-quinone dehydrogenase: protein MEIMSPNPFANRQRVAVLGGGPGGYEAALAAAQLGAEVTLVERVGVGGSAVLTDVVPSKSLIATADAAVAIAEASDLGVQFYAKGDKDRPLKPEVAINLAAVNKRLLALARQQSDDMRTALADAGVRILSGQGRLDGPGAIVVATDDGGTDFDRIEADTVVVAVGASPRELDSAKPDGKRILTWTQLYDMRALPEHLIVVGSGVTGAEFASAYMNLGAKVTLISSRDQVLPGEDEDAAKVLEKVFTRGGMQVLSKSRAQSVEVVAGGVLVTLSDGRTVEGSHCLMAVGSIPNTAGIGLEEAGVELTGSGHIRVNRVARTSVSGVYAVGDCTDFFPLASVASMQGRTAVFHALGDIVIPLDQRKITANIFTAPEIATIGMGEKDIADGTVDGFVYKLPLAANPRAKMMGIKDGFVKLIAQKGSGTVVGGVIVAPKASELIYPIALAVERRLTADQVSRVFAAYPSLSGSITDATRAMHLMNIS from the coding sequence ATGGAGATCATGTCGCCCAACCCCTTCGCGAACAGGCAGCGCGTCGCCGTCCTCGGCGGCGGCCCCGGTGGTTACGAGGCGGCGCTCGCCGCAGCTCAGCTCGGTGCCGAGGTGACCCTCGTGGAGCGGGTCGGGGTGGGCGGATCGGCGGTGCTGACCGATGTGGTTCCGTCGAAGAGCCTCATCGCCACGGCGGATGCGGCCGTCGCGATCGCCGAGGCGTCGGACCTCGGCGTGCAGTTCTACGCCAAGGGCGACAAGGACCGCCCGCTCAAGCCCGAGGTGGCCATCAACCTCGCCGCCGTCAACAAGCGCCTCCTCGCCCTCGCCCGCCAGCAGTCCGACGACATGCGCACGGCGCTCGCCGATGCGGGGGTGCGCATCCTCTCCGGCCAGGGGCGCCTGGACGGACCGGGGGCGATCGTTGTGGCGACCGACGACGGCGGCACCGACTTCGACCGGATCGAAGCCGACACGGTCGTCGTGGCCGTGGGGGCGTCTCCGCGCGAGCTGGACTCGGCCAAGCCCGACGGCAAGCGCATCCTCACCTGGACCCAGCTGTACGACATGCGTGCGCTCCCGGAGCACCTCATCGTGGTCGGCTCCGGTGTCACCGGCGCCGAGTTCGCGTCGGCCTACATGAACCTGGGCGCGAAGGTCACGCTCATCTCCAGCCGCGACCAGGTGCTGCCCGGCGAAGATGAGGATGCCGCGAAGGTGCTCGAGAAGGTCTTCACGCGCGGCGGCATGCAGGTGCTGTCGAAGTCCCGCGCCCAATCGGTCGAGGTGGTCGCAGGCGGTGTGCTCGTCACGCTGTCGGACGGACGAACGGTCGAGGGCAGCCACTGCCTCATGGCGGTGGGATCCATCCCCAACACGGCGGGGATCGGGCTCGAGGAGGCCGGCGTCGAGCTCACCGGCTCCGGGCACATCCGCGTCAACCGCGTCGCGCGCACCTCGGTGTCCGGCGTGTACGCCGTCGGGGACTGCACCGACTTCTTCCCCCTCGCCTCGGTGGCGTCGATGCAGGGGCGCACGGCGGTCTTCCATGCCCTCGGCGACATCGTCATCCCGCTGGATCAGCGCAAGATCACGGCGAACATCTTCACCGCGCCCGAGATCGCGACGATCGGCATGGGTGAGAAGGACATCGCCGACGGCACCGTCGACGGCTTCGTGTACAAGCTGCCGCTCGCCGCCAACCCGCGCGCGAAGATGATGGGCATCAAAGACGGCTTCGTCAAGCTCATCGCCCAGAAGGGCTCGGGAACGGTCGTCGGCGGCGTGATCGTCGCGCCCAAGGCCTCCGAGCTCATCTATCCGATCGCCCTCGCCGTCGAGCGCCGCCTCACCGCCGATCAGGTCTCGAGGGTGTTCGCCGCGTATCCGTCGCTCTCGGGCAGCATCACGGATGCCACCAGGGCGATGCACCTCATGAACATCTCCTGA
- a CDS encoding purine-nucleoside phosphorylase produces the protein MHEIQDNPLDAPDADPFAIARAAAADIRRLTGVEQHDIAVTLGSGWGKAAELIGETVATIPATEVTGFSKPALEGHVGTLRSIRTPGGRNVLIIGARTHYYEGHGVRRVVHSVRTAAAAGVQTMVLTNGAGGIRETWRAGQPVLIADHLNLTADSPLEGATFVDLTDLYSRRLRELARTIDPSLDEGVYVQFRGPHYETPAEVRMARTMGGDIVGMSTALEAIAAREAGMEVLGFSLITNLAAGIQPTPLSHEEVIAAGREAEPVISSLLARVIGEL, from the coding sequence ATGCACGAGATCCAGGACAACCCCCTCGACGCCCCCGACGCCGATCCGTTCGCGATCGCCCGCGCGGCGGCGGCCGACATCCGCCGCCTGACCGGCGTCGAGCAGCACGACATCGCCGTCACCCTCGGCTCGGGCTGGGGCAAGGCCGCCGAGCTGATCGGCGAGACCGTCGCGACCATCCCCGCGACCGAGGTCACCGGCTTCTCCAAGCCCGCTCTGGAGGGCCACGTCGGCACGCTGCGGAGCATCCGCACGCCCGGCGGCAGGAACGTGCTGATCATCGGCGCGCGTACGCACTACTACGAGGGCCACGGGGTGCGCCGCGTCGTGCACAGCGTGCGCACGGCCGCCGCCGCCGGCGTGCAGACGATGGTGCTCACCAACGGCGCGGGCGGCATCCGCGAGACGTGGCGCGCCGGGCAGCCGGTGCTCATCGCCGATCACCTCAACCTCACCGCCGACTCTCCGCTGGAGGGGGCGACCTTCGTCGACCTCACCGACCTCTACAGCCGCCGACTGCGCGAGCTCGCCCGCACGATCGACCCGTCGCTCGACGAGGGCGTGTACGTGCAGTTCCGCGGCCCGCACTACGAGACCCCGGCCGAGGTGCGGATGGCGCGGACGATGGGCGGCGACATCGTCGGCATGAGCACGGCGCTGGAGGCCATCGCGGCGCGCGAGGCGGGCATGGAGGTGCTCGGGTTCTCGCTCATCACGAACCTCGCCGCGGGCATCCAGCCGACCCCGCTCAGCCACGAGGAGGTGATCGCCGCGGGCCGTGAGGCCGAGCCGGTGATCTCGTCTCTGCTCGCCCGCGTGATCGGCGAGCTGTGA
- a CDS encoding phospho-sugar mutase, whose translation MSTPAADAAPAVDAADRLQQARSWLRQDPDPQTRDELAGIITRAAAGDRAALADLEDRFGTRLAFGTAGLRGELGAGSNRMNRVLVAQAAAGFAAFLRERAHGSRPAVVIGYDGRRNSQRFAQDSAEIFAGAGLRAILLPRLLPTPVLAFAVRHLGVEAGVMVTASHNPPNDNGYKVYLGGADEGSQIVSPADAQIAAHIERVADAGDIGLLPRDTGYEIAPEEVVSAYIAATAAVAPAPAAAAGLRWVYTAMHGVGAETFARVVESAGYPAPRMVEEQRQPDPTFRTVAFPNPEEPGAMDLAFARARAVDAELVIANDPDADRLAVAVPDASAEGGWRRLTGNEVGLLLGWRAARAVQAARAENPAALPGASLACSLVSSPGLAAIAQHYGLDAHETLTGFKWISRAPSIVFGYEEALGYLVNPGTIRDKDGISAAVALLGLAAEARERGESLSTLLRELGDACGHFASGQVSIRVDDLGVIDALMLSLRTMPPARIGSLAVEAVDDLLQAPPGAPSGDVLRYRLAGGTRVIVRPSGTEPKLKVYLDARGETPEQAAERIADVEAGARALLDERS comes from the coding sequence GTGAGCACCCCCGCGGCGGACGCCGCGCCCGCCGTCGATGCGGCCGACCGTCTGCAGCAGGCCCGCTCCTGGCTGCGGCAGGATCCCGACCCGCAGACCCGCGACGAGCTCGCCGGGATCATCACCCGCGCCGCCGCGGGAGACCGGGCCGCGCTGGCCGACCTGGAGGACCGCTTCGGCACCCGGCTCGCGTTCGGCACCGCGGGGCTGCGCGGCGAGCTGGGCGCGGGCAGCAACCGGATGAACCGGGTGCTCGTCGCGCAGGCCGCCGCAGGTTTCGCGGCGTTCCTGCGCGAGCGCGCACACGGGTCCCGCCCCGCGGTCGTGATCGGCTACGACGGCCGTCGCAACTCGCAGCGGTTCGCCCAGGACTCCGCCGAGATCTTCGCCGGTGCGGGGCTGCGCGCCATCCTCCTGCCGCGCCTGCTGCCCACACCGGTGCTCGCCTTCGCGGTGCGCCATCTCGGCGTCGAGGCCGGTGTCATGGTGACCGCGAGCCACAATCCGCCGAACGACAACGGCTACAAGGTGTACCTCGGCGGTGCCGATGAGGGGTCGCAGATCGTCTCGCCGGCGGATGCGCAGATCGCGGCGCACATCGAGCGCGTGGCGGATGCCGGCGACATCGGGCTCCTCCCCCGCGACACCGGTTACGAGATCGCCCCGGAAGAGGTGGTCTCCGCCTACATCGCGGCCACCGCAGCAGTCGCGCCCGCGCCTGCCGCCGCCGCGGGCCTGCGCTGGGTCTACACGGCGATGCACGGCGTGGGCGCCGAGACCTTCGCCCGCGTCGTCGAGTCCGCCGGGTACCCGGCGCCGCGCATGGTCGAGGAGCAGCGGCAGCCGGATCCGACCTTCCGCACCGTCGCCTTCCCCAATCCCGAGGAGCCCGGGGCGATGGATCTCGCCTTCGCCCGTGCTCGCGCCGTGGACGCCGAGCTCGTGATCGCGAACGACCCGGATGCCGATCGGCTCGCCGTGGCCGTTCCCGACGCCTCCGCCGAGGGCGGCTGGCGCCGGCTCACCGGCAACGAGGTGGGGCTGCTCCTGGGCTGGCGCGCGGCCCGCGCCGTGCAGGCGGCGCGCGCCGAGAACCCGGCGGCCCTGCCCGGCGCCTCGCTGGCGTGCTCGCTGGTCTCCTCGCCGGGGCTCGCCGCCATCGCGCAGCACTACGGCCTCGACGCGCACGAGACCCTCACCGGTTTCAAGTGGATCTCCCGTGCCCCCTCGATCGTGTTCGGCTACGAGGAGGCCCTCGGCTACCTCGTGAATCCGGGCACCATCCGCGACAAGGACGGCATCTCCGCCGCCGTCGCCCTGCTGGGCCTGGCGGCCGAGGCCCGCGAGCGCGGCGAGTCGCTCTCGACCCTGCTCCGCGAACTGGGCGATGCATGCGGCCACTTCGCGAGCGGCCAGGTCTCGATCCGCGTCGATGACCTCGGCGTGATCGACGCGCTGATGCTGTCGCTGCGCACGATGCCTCCCGCGCGGATCGGGTCGCTCGCCGTCGAGGCCGTCGACGATCTGCTGCAGGCGCCGCCGGGCGCCCCGTCGGGAGACGTGCTGCGCTACCGTCTCGCCGGCGGCACGCGCGTGATCGTGCGCCCCAGCGGCACGGAGCCGAAGCTCAAGGTGTATCTGGATGCCCGGGGCGAGACCCCAGAACAGGCGGCCGAACGGATCGCCGACGTCGAGGCCGGCGCACGCGCGCTGTTGGACGAACGATCCTGA
- a CDS encoding TPM domain-containing protein: MTTKNDRRSRAAALCAAAALAVTGLLALAPAASATDPDRLGPGHLTDASDVLSSAEERRLEERLDALAKTDDRPELFVVFVDEFTSPSNALQWADAAAQLSNLASDQYLLAVATDGRALAISAEYGGGDVAAGPLSESRVLDLEEQVGSRYFADDDWAGGVDYLVDEFDKVPLPWWVWALIVAGAALVIFIIVQLVLYARRRAARAQELRTLEGQKRRASIALVRTDEALRTSEQELGFVTAEFGEEATREFTEVLTAGRAQLGHAFERQRLLEDSEPDTTADTRAWTNEILAACTQVNKDLDARSKRLQALRALSKDAPATLERLRTGRANAETLQESAAERIATLRASFPAAQIAAVADNDSEIGRRLAHADEQIVLVEDAVHRGRPTVVRQATHEAERDFAEIAELHAAVAAQAEILAAPGDPASTATPASVSASTSASYATTGNRAIDDAASAVRLAESSIAARPGEFTAQTLGKLRLAQDELRQAMSAKDTDADSAAAHAQRSRTLAAEVSALVGGTATSSTRTSSTGTSSTTTSPSRFPRRQAPVRSYAYEDDGPSTGARAGTGALSGGVVGLFGSLGILREDMSFAPVVLFTVGGVLLGALFGAMGMSGGGGGSSSGWGGSSSSHSWGGGSHRSSSRSSSRSSSSRSSGGSRSSGRSGGRRF, encoded by the coding sequence ATGACGACGAAGAACGACCGGAGGTCGAGGGCGGCCGCGCTGTGCGCGGCAGCGGCTCTCGCGGTGACGGGGCTGCTCGCGCTGGCCCCGGCGGCGAGCGCCACGGATCCGGATCGGCTGGGTCCCGGCCACCTCACCGACGCGTCCGATGTGCTCTCGTCCGCCGAGGAGCGCCGGCTCGAGGAGCGGCTCGACGCACTGGCGAAGACGGATGACCGTCCGGAGCTGTTCGTCGTGTTCGTCGACGAGTTCACGTCTCCGTCCAACGCGCTGCAATGGGCGGATGCGGCGGCGCAGCTCAGCAATCTCGCCAGTGACCAGTACCTGCTGGCCGTCGCCACCGATGGTCGCGCCCTGGCGATCTCGGCCGAGTACGGCGGCGGAGACGTGGCCGCCGGTCCTCTCTCCGAATCGCGCGTGCTCGACCTCGAGGAGCAGGTGGGCTCGCGCTACTTCGCCGACGACGACTGGGCGGGCGGCGTGGACTATCTCGTCGACGAGTTCGACAAGGTGCCGCTGCCGTGGTGGGTGTGGGCGCTGATCGTCGCCGGTGCAGCGCTGGTGATCTTCATCATCGTGCAGCTCGTGCTGTACGCCCGTCGCCGGGCGGCGCGCGCCCAAGAGCTGCGCACGCTCGAGGGACAGAAGAGACGCGCGTCGATCGCTCTGGTGCGCACCGACGAGGCGCTGCGCACGAGTGAGCAGGAGCTGGGCTTCGTGACCGCCGAGTTCGGCGAGGAGGCGACGCGCGAGTTCACCGAGGTGCTCACCGCGGGGCGCGCGCAGCTGGGTCACGCCTTCGAGCGCCAGCGGCTGCTCGAAGACTCCGAGCCCGACACGACCGCCGACACCCGTGCCTGGACGAACGAGATCCTCGCCGCGTGCACGCAGGTGAACAAGGATCTCGACGCGCGCAGCAAACGCCTCCAGGCCCTGCGCGCGCTGTCGAAGGACGCACCCGCCACCCTCGAGCGCCTGCGCACCGGTCGCGCCAACGCCGAAACGCTTCAGGAGTCGGCCGCCGAGCGGATCGCGACGCTGCGCGCATCGTTCCCCGCGGCGCAGATCGCCGCCGTCGCCGACAACGACTCCGAGATCGGCCGCAGGCTCGCGCACGCCGACGAGCAGATCGTGCTCGTGGAGGACGCCGTGCATCGTGGACGGCCGACGGTGGTGCGGCAGGCGACGCACGAGGCCGAGCGCGACTTCGCCGAGATCGCAGAGCTGCACGCCGCCGTCGCGGCGCAGGCCGAGATCCTCGCCGCACCCGGCGACCCGGCTTCCACCGCCACCCCGGCTTCCGTGTCCGCGTCCACATCGGCGTCGTATGCGACGACAGGCAACCGGGCGATCGACGACGCCGCATCCGCCGTGAGGCTGGCCGAGAGCTCGATCGCCGCCCGGCCGGGAGAGTTCACGGCGCAGACGCTGGGCAAGCTCCGCCTCGCACAGGACGAGCTGCGGCAGGCGATGAGCGCCAAGGACACCGATGCGGATTCCGCCGCGGCTCACGCGCAGCGCAGCCGGACGCTCGCCGCCGAGGTGTCCGCCCTCGTGGGCGGCACGGCGACATCGAGCACGAGGACATCGAGCACCGGGACATCGAGCACGACGACGAGCCCGTCGAGATTCCCCCGCCGGCAGGCGCCGGTGCGCAGCTACGCCTATGAGGACGACGGGCCGTCGACGGGCGCGCGCGCCGGCACGGGAGCCCTCAGCGGAGGCGTCGTGGGCCTGTTCGGCTCGCTCGGCATCTTGCGGGAGGACATGAGCTTCGCCCCGGTGGTCCTGTTCACGGTCGGCGGCGTGCTGCTGGGCGCACTGTTCGGCGCCATGGGCATGAGCGGCGGAGGCGGGGGTTCCTCCTCCGGGTGGGGCGGTTCCTCCTCGTCGCACTCCTGGGGAGGAGGCTCGCACCGCTCGTCGAGTCGCTCCTCGTCGCGCTCGTCGTCGAGTCGCTCCTCCGGCGGCAGTCGCTCGTCCGGGCGCTCCGGCGGTCGCCGGTTCTGA